In Comamonadaceae bacterium OS-1, a single window of DNA contains:
- the glaR gene encoding HTH-type transcriptional repressor GlaR gives MSTAPVPALSDSDIYERIVSAILDHRLQPGTKLVEDKLGTAFGVSRTRIRPVLVRLANEQIVTMVPNRGACVAQPTEQEAREVFEARRLVEPPLLERFMAVATPADIAILAHFIAEEEAARAKGDMRHAIRMSGDFHLTIAERAGQQTLGRILRELVSRTSLILMTWGPVELPGSRAGGCGCQEHRSVLDAIRLRDVEAATRLMREHLAHLEAQVQFGAVATTSPDLIALFGQAA, from the coding sequence GTGTCCACCGCCCCCGTTCCCGCGCTCAGCGACAGTGACATTTACGAGCGCATCGTTTCCGCCATCCTGGACCACCGGCTCCAGCCTGGCACCAAGCTGGTGGAAGACAAACTCGGCACCGCCTTTGGCGTATCGCGCACCCGCATCCGCCCGGTGCTGGTGCGCCTGGCCAACGAACAAATCGTGACCATGGTGCCGAACCGCGGTGCCTGCGTGGCCCAGCCCACCGAGCAGGAAGCGCGCGAAGTGTTCGAAGCCCGCCGCCTGGTGGAGCCGCCGCTGCTGGAGCGCTTCATGGCCGTGGCCACCCCGGCTGACATCGCCATCCTGGCCCATTTCATCGCCGAAGAAGAGGCGGCCCGCGCCAAAGGAGACATGCGCCACGCCATCCGCATGTCGGGCGACTTCCACCTGACCATTGCCGAGCGCGCCGGGCAGCAAACCCTGGGCCGCATCCTGCGCGAACTGGTGTCGCGCACCTCGCTCATCCTGATGACCTGGGGCCCGGTAGAGCTGCCCGGCAGCCGCGCAGGAGGCTGTGGCTGCCAGGAACACCGCTCGGTGCTGGATGCCATCCGCCTGCGCGATGTGGAGGCCGCTACCCGCTTGATGCGCGAGCACCTGGCGCACCTGGAGGCGCAGGTGCAGTTTGGCGCGGTGGCTACGACTTCACCCGACCTGATTGCTCTCTTTGGCCAAGCAGCCTGA